In one Spirosoma rigui genomic region, the following are encoded:
- a CDS encoding S9 family peptidase, giving the protein MTRKKTTARGSLLLALVSLFVITGRAQDATSYQTPPKALADLVTVPPTPGVSVTGKGDVMLILEQASAPTIAELAQPELKLAGLRMNPANNGPSRARYITGLKLKRIGKGAATDEMPVKGLPATPLISFVQWSPDESRFAFANSTDTRIDLYVADVATGTAQKVGSVALNAVLGAPFRWVSDSKSLVVKAIPTGRQSAPDVSRVPTGPATQENLGRKSQAPTYQDLLKSPSDERQFAYYATSQVMRVSLDGQASAIGEPGVITSADPSPDGKFVLIQTVHKPFSYVVPVYRFPTKTDVFAMGGTLVKTLNDGPLQDNVPYSPDGAPTGPRDFAWRADAPASVYYTVAQDNGDPKVKADIRDKVFMMDSPFQAAPKEIYAAAFRFEGFEWGNETTALATEQWWQTRKQIVRVFNPQTNQTKVLFDRSYEDRYSNPGQPDTRHNQYGRDVLNLLPNSEVLMLNSQGASPEGDRPFVSLLNLNTGKSRELWRSTAPYFERPVTVLDAARQVILTTRETPDESPNYYVRNLKARIAPVAVTNFPHPYPQLKGVQKQQLRYKRADGVDLTATLYLPPNYKKEQGPLPTFLWAYPAEFKSKDAAGQVSGSPYQFNRISYWGAAAFVTMGYAILDNASIPIVGEGDKEPNDTYVEQLVASAKAAIDEGVRLGVVDSTRVGVGGHSYGAFMTANLLTHSKLFRGGIARSGAYNRTLTPFGFQNEQRTYWQAPDVYNKMSPFMNADKMKSPLLLIHGEADNNTGTFPIQSERYYNALKGFGATTKLVFLPYESHGYTAKESLLHMLWEMNGWLDTYVKNPKDASPANKAGKLGSGK; this is encoded by the coding sequence ATGACACGTAAAAAAACTACCGCACGCGGCAGCCTCCTGCTCGCTCTCGTCTCGCTTTTTGTGATCACGGGCCGCGCTCAGGATGCTACCTCTTACCAGACGCCACCCAAAGCGCTGGCCGATCTGGTTACTGTTCCGCCCACGCCGGGGGTTAGCGTAACGGGCAAAGGTGACGTCATGCTTATTCTGGAGCAGGCTTCTGCGCCAACCATTGCCGAACTGGCACAGCCGGAACTGAAGCTGGCGGGTTTACGCATGAACCCCGCCAACAATGGTCCCAGCCGCGCCCGGTACATAACCGGCCTGAAACTGAAACGGATTGGCAAGGGAGCTGCTACCGACGAAATGCCGGTCAAAGGCCTGCCCGCTACACCGCTCATCAGCTTTGTACAATGGTCGCCGGACGAGTCCAGATTTGCATTTGCCAACTCGACCGATACCCGTATTGACCTCTATGTGGCTGACGTAGCCACGGGAACGGCCCAAAAGGTTGGGTCTGTAGCCCTGAACGCTGTACTGGGAGCCCCTTTCCGGTGGGTATCCGACAGTAAAAGTCTCGTTGTCAAAGCTATTCCAACCGGCCGGCAATCCGCTCCCGACGTGAGCCGTGTGCCAACGGGCCCAGCTACCCAGGAGAATCTGGGTCGTAAATCGCAGGCCCCTACCTACCAGGACTTGCTCAAAAGCCCCTCCGACGAACGGCAATTTGCCTACTACGCTACCTCACAGGTTATGCGGGTTAGCCTCGACGGGCAGGCTTCCGCCATTGGCGAGCCGGGTGTTATCACCTCCGCCGACCCTTCGCCCGATGGAAAGTTTGTGCTGATTCAAACCGTTCATAAGCCTTTCTCCTACGTAGTGCCGGTTTACCGGTTTCCCACAAAAACCGATGTATTTGCAATGGGCGGTACTCTGGTGAAGACCCTCAACGATGGTCCCCTACAGGATAACGTACCCTACAGCCCCGACGGAGCGCCCACGGGACCCCGCGATTTTGCCTGGCGCGCCGATGCCCCGGCTTCGGTCTATTATACCGTAGCGCAGGATAACGGTGATCCTAAGGTAAAGGCTGATATTCGCGACAAGGTGTTTATGATGGATTCGCCATTCCAGGCCGCTCCTAAAGAGATTTACGCAGCCGCGTTCCGGTTCGAAGGATTTGAGTGGGGCAACGAAACCACAGCACTGGCAACGGAGCAGTGGTGGCAGACCCGTAAACAGATCGTTCGGGTTTTCAACCCGCAAACCAACCAGACGAAGGTGCTGTTCGACCGCTCGTATGAAGACCGCTACAGTAATCCCGGTCAGCCCGATACCCGGCACAACCAGTACGGCCGTGATGTGCTGAATCTGCTGCCGAACAGCGAAGTCCTGATGCTGAACAGCCAAGGCGCATCGCCCGAAGGCGACCGACCATTCGTTAGCCTGCTGAACCTGAATACGGGTAAAAGCCGTGAACTATGGCGGTCAACGGCCCCGTATTTCGAGCGTCCTGTTACCGTTCTCGACGCGGCCCGGCAGGTGATCCTGACTACCCGCGAAACGCCTGACGAAAGCCCGAACTACTACGTCCGGAATTTGAAAGCCCGCATCGCTCCCGTAGCCGTAACGAACTTCCCTCACCCCTACCCGCAATTAAAAGGTGTTCAGAAGCAGCAACTTCGGTACAAACGCGCCGATGGGGTTGACCTGACTGCCACGCTTTATCTACCACCCAATTACAAGAAAGAGCAAGGGCCGTTGCCCACGTTTTTATGGGCTTATCCTGCCGAGTTCAAAAGTAAAGATGCCGCCGGGCAAGTGTCTGGTTCGCCTTACCAGTTCAACCGGATCAGTTACTGGGGGGCGGCTGCCTTCGTAACTATGGGCTACGCTATTCTCGACAACGCCAGTATTCCCATCGTGGGCGAAGGCGACAAAGAACCCAACGACACGTATGTTGAACAACTGGTGGCAAGTGCGAAAGCCGCTATTGACGAAGGAGTGCGGCTGGGCGTTGTCGACTCGACCCGCGTGGGGGTAGGTGGCCACTCCTACGGGGCGTTCATGACGGCCAATCTGCTCACCCACAGTAAACTATTTCGAGGTGGCATTGCCCGGAGCGGAGCCTACAACCGGACATTGACGCCCTTTGGTTTCCAGAACGAGCAGCGGACCTACTGGCAGGCACCGGATGTATACAACAAAATGTCGCCGTTTATGAACGCCGACAAAATGAAATCGCCCCTGCTGTTAATTCATGGCGAAGCCGATAATAACACGGGTACCTTCCCGATTCAGTCCGAGCGGTATTATAACGCGCTAAAAGGATTTGGGGCAACGACGAAGCTGGTTTTCCTACCTTACGAGAGCCATGGCTACACTGCGAAAGAATCGCTGCTTCACATGCTGTGGGAGATGAATGGCTGGCTGGATACCTACGTTAAGAATCCGAAAGATGCCTCTCCGGCCAACAAAGCAGGAAAGCTGGGAAGCGGTAAATAA
- a CDS encoding type 1 periplasmic-binding domain-containing protein: MKNYLVVYYGRMKPTFLYASTVEEARSYALMVLTSQYSRSNDVLSIVEVSTDAVVDYGKRDDLLDKYNLIEKQVPVARSTWSFSLKPVLNWISLKLAKPTVG, translated from the coding sequence ATGAAAAATTACCTCGTCGTTTATTATGGCCGCATGAAACCCACGTTTTTATACGCCAGCACTGTAGAAGAAGCCCGGTCTTATGCACTGATGGTCCTGACCAGCCAGTATAGCCGCTCAAACGATGTACTTTCCATTGTAGAGGTCAGCACAGACGCTGTCGTTGACTACGGTAAACGCGACGATCTGCTGGACAAATATAATCTGATTGAAAAGCAGGTTCCCGTAGCCCGTTCGACCTGGTCTTTTTCGTTGAAGCCTGTTCTGAACTGGATAAGCCTCAAACTAGCCAAACCAACGGTGGGCTAA
- a CDS encoding Gfo/Idh/MocA family protein yields the protein MQKIKIGVVGTGFIGPAHIEALRRLPNTDVIALCEVTPELARQKADQLGIERSCTFEELLQMEDIQVVHVCTPNFLHYSQSKAALLAGKHVVCEKPLAKDLHEAKELVELAAQTGLVNAVHFNLRYYPLVRQMRVMREKSDLGDVYSVIGSYLQDWLFYETDYNWRLEPDKSGDSRAIADIGSHLMDSLEYITGLKTVAVMADFNTVHKTRKKPLKPVETYSGKMLQPEDYADVPISTEDHANVLLRFDNGNRGVITVSQVAAGRKNQMKLEISGSKKTVHWNSESPNEMWIGNRDGANESFMRDPSLAYPEARSVISFPGGHNEGFPDTSKQLFKEVYEAVAAGKQPENPTFPTFADGYRELLICEKILESNRKQGWVTIE from the coding sequence ATGCAAAAAATCAAAATAGGCGTTGTCGGCACTGGATTTATCGGACCCGCCCACATTGAAGCCCTCCGTCGGCTACCCAACACAGATGTTATTGCACTCTGTGAAGTGACGCCCGAACTCGCCCGTCAGAAAGCCGATCAACTGGGTATTGAACGGTCGTGTACGTTTGAGGAACTGCTTCAGATGGAGGATATCCAGGTTGTACACGTCTGCACGCCTAACTTCCTGCACTATAGTCAATCGAAAGCGGCCTTGCTGGCCGGTAAGCACGTCGTGTGCGAAAAGCCCCTCGCCAAAGACCTCCACGAAGCCAAAGAACTAGTCGAACTAGCCGCGCAAACAGGCCTCGTCAACGCAGTGCATTTCAACCTGCGCTACTATCCGCTGGTTCGGCAGATGCGTGTAATGCGCGAGAAGAGCGACCTGGGCGATGTCTATAGCGTCATTGGCTCGTACCTGCAGGACTGGCTTTTCTACGAGACGGATTACAACTGGCGTCTCGAACCGGATAAATCGGGTGATTCGCGGGCAATTGCCGACATTGGCTCCCACCTGATGGACAGCCTGGAATACATCACTGGTCTGAAAACGGTAGCCGTTATGGCCGATTTCAATACCGTTCACAAAACCCGGAAAAAGCCGCTGAAACCCGTTGAGACCTACTCAGGTAAGATGCTCCAGCCGGAAGATTACGCCGATGTACCCATCTCGACCGAAGACCACGCCAACGTGCTGCTGCGGTTCGACAATGGCAACCGGGGAGTCATCACGGTTTCGCAGGTAGCAGCGGGCCGGAAAAACCAGATGAAACTGGAGATTTCGGGTTCGAAGAAAACCGTGCACTGGAACTCCGAATCGCCCAACGAAATGTGGATCGGTAACCGCGACGGTGCTAATGAGTCGTTCATGCGCGACCCATCCCTGGCATACCCCGAAGCTCGTTCGGTCATCTCGTTCCCTGGCGGTCACAACGAAGGATTTCCTGATACATCAAAGCAGCTCTTCAAAGAAGTGTATGAAGCCGTTGCCGCTGGCAAACAGCCTGAGAACCCCACGTTCCCAACTTTCGCTGATGGCTACCGCGAACTGCTGATCTGTGAGAAAATCCTCGAATCCAACCGTAAACAGGGATGGGTAACAATCGAGTAA
- a CDS encoding MFS transporter produces the protein MSTTYDQSLNSTVNPSRLFLASCLAIITTAFSFSIRAGILPQLAKDFGLTGEQLGFINSMFFFGFPISMVIGGLVYHTVGPKIIMQVAVVAHTLGILLTIYAGGYTGLLFSTFFIGFGNGCTEAACNPMIADMYSSNKLNKMLGRFHMWFPGGIVIGSLISKFMTDAGFTWQAQIWVLMLPTVVYAFLFFGQAFPKPKVEGVTSLSKNFQAMLTPLYIVLFCCMALTAITEFGPNQWVAVVLSSSGADAMLVLALTFGVMTLGRLFTGPVVAQFGQTGVLLGGAILATIGIYMFSTVTGPVAYLAAVIFGLGVCFNWPTMIGFVAQRVPLSGALGMSIIGGVGMLSTSIFQPIIGKWIDSNHAEKEAAGLTGSALELATGQATLSTMMTFPIILIFAFIALFFWLRNRKTGAVDETVVLEQPQL, from the coding sequence ATGAGCACCACATACGACCAGTCGTTGAATTCAACGGTCAACCCTTCACGGCTCTTTTTGGCCAGTTGCCTTGCCATTATCACTACAGCCTTTTCCTTCAGTATCCGGGCGGGTATCCTGCCTCAGCTGGCCAAGGACTTCGGGCTAACCGGCGAGCAGTTAGGCTTTATCAATTCCATGTTCTTTTTTGGCTTCCCTATTTCGATGGTCATCGGTGGACTGGTATACCACACGGTAGGGCCAAAAATCATCATGCAGGTGGCCGTCGTTGCGCACACACTCGGTATTTTGCTGACGATCTACGCGGGAGGCTATACGGGTCTGCTGTTCTCGACCTTCTTCATCGGCTTTGGTAACGGCTGCACCGAGGCTGCCTGTAACCCCATGATCGCCGACATGTATTCCAGCAACAAGCTGAATAAAATGCTGGGCCGTTTCCACATGTGGTTCCCCGGTGGCATCGTAATTGGTAGTTTGATCTCCAAGTTTATGACCGATGCCGGCTTTACCTGGCAGGCGCAAATCTGGGTGCTGATGCTGCCAACGGTGGTATATGCGTTTCTGTTCTTCGGTCAGGCGTTCCCGAAACCAAAAGTAGAGGGTGTTACGTCGCTGTCGAAAAACTTCCAGGCAATGCTTACCCCCCTGTACATTGTCCTGTTCTGCTGCATGGCCCTGACCGCCATCACCGAATTTGGTCCTAACCAGTGGGTAGCCGTTGTCCTGAGCAGCAGCGGAGCCGATGCTATGCTGGTGTTAGCGCTGACCTTCGGCGTCATGACCCTGGGTCGCCTGTTCACGGGTCCCGTTGTGGCGCAGTTTGGCCAGACGGGTGTGTTACTAGGTGGTGCCATTTTAGCCACCATCGGCATCTATATGTTCAGCACGGTTACCGGTCCGGTTGCTTACCTGGCTGCGGTCATCTTTGGTCTTGGCGTCTGTTTCAACTGGCCAACCATGATTGGTTTCGTAGCGCAGCGGGTTCCCTTGAGTGGTGCGCTGGGCATGTCCATTATTGGCGGGGTAGGTATGCTGTCGACGTCTATCTTCCAGCCTATCATTGGTAAGTGGATTGACTCGAACCACGCCGAAAAAGAAGCCGCTGGCCTGACGGGTTCTGCGCTTGAACTGGCTACCGGCCAGGCCACGCTGTCGACCATGATGACGTTCCCCATCATTTTGATCTTTGCATTCATCGCTCTGTTTTTCTGGCTCCGTAACCGTAAAACCGGCGCTGTCGATGAAACCGTTGTGCTCGAACAGCCACAACTGTAA
- a CDS encoding sugar phosphate isomerase/epimerase family protein gives MKTMKGPGIFLAQFLGDQEPFNSLDSIARYMAGLGYKGIQIPTWDPRLIDLKQASESQTYCDELKGKLKDIGVEITELATHLQGQLVAVHPAYGAMFDGFGPAELAGKPKDQQAWAVDQLIMTAKASKNLGLVASPTFSGALLWPFVYPWPQRPSGLVETGFKELADRWLPILNAYDEAGVDVAYELHPGEDLHDGITFEMFLEKVGNHPRAGINYDPSHFVLQQLDYLQFIDFYHDRIFAYHVKDAEFNPTGKQGVYGGYQGWVERAGRFRSLGDGQVDFAGIFSKLAQYDYDRWAVLEWECAIKHPEQGAAEGAPFIADHIIRVTERAFDDFAGTGADENFNKKVLGL, from the coding sequence ATGAAAACAATGAAAGGACCTGGTATCTTTCTCGCTCAGTTTCTGGGCGATCAGGAACCGTTCAATTCGCTCGATTCGATTGCCCGGTATATGGCCGGTCTTGGCTATAAAGGCATACAGATCCCAACCTGGGACCCCCGCCTGATCGATCTTAAGCAAGCGTCCGAAAGTCAGACGTACTGCGATGAGCTGAAAGGTAAGCTCAAGGATATTGGTGTTGAAATCACCGAACTTGCTACGCACCTGCAAGGGCAGCTCGTAGCGGTGCACCCCGCCTACGGCGCTATGTTCGATGGCTTCGGCCCGGCCGAACTGGCGGGTAAGCCCAAAGACCAGCAAGCCTGGGCTGTTGATCAGCTGATTATGACGGCGAAAGCCAGCAAAAACCTGGGATTAGTGGCTAGCCCTACTTTTTCGGGGGCGCTGTTGTGGCCCTTCGTTTATCCGTGGCCACAACGTCCGTCAGGACTGGTAGAGACGGGTTTCAAAGAGCTTGCTGATCGCTGGCTGCCCATTCTGAACGCTTACGACGAAGCGGGTGTCGACGTAGCCTATGAGCTGCACCCCGGAGAGGATCTGCACGATGGCATCACGTTCGAGATGTTCCTGGAGAAAGTGGGTAATCACCCCCGCGCCGGTATTAACTACGACCCGAGCCACTTTGTCCTACAGCAACTGGACTACCTGCAGTTTATTGATTTCTACCACGACCGTATTTTCGCCTACCACGTGAAAGATGCCGAGTTCAACCCAACGGGTAAGCAAGGCGTATATGGCGGATACCAGGGTTGGGTAGAGCGGGCCGGTCGGTTCCGTTCGCTGGGTGACGGACAGGTTGATTTTGCGGGTATCTTCTCCAAACTGGCGCAGTACGATTACGATCGCTGGGCGGTGCTGGAGTGGGAGTGTGCCATCAAGCACCCCGAGCAGGGCGCAGCCGAAGGGGCACCGTTCATTGCCGATCATATTATCCGCGTTACTGAACGGGCTTTCGACGATTTTGCCGGAACGGGCGCGGATGAGAACTTCAACAAAAAGGTGCTGGGACTCTAA
- a CDS encoding DMT family transporter has translation MSWLLLILAGLFEVGFTTCLKLSDNFRNLGWAAGFLVCTVLSFYFLNKAAQVIPLGTAYAVWTGIGAVGTVIIGMAFFREPSDFWRLFFIVLLIGSVIGLKAVSAH, from the coding sequence ATGTCGTGGTTACTGCTTATCCTCGCTGGCCTTTTCGAGGTCGGTTTCACAACCTGTCTCAAACTATCCGATAATTTTCGAAACCTTGGCTGGGCTGCTGGCTTCCTGGTCTGCACCGTGCTCAGCTTTTATTTCCTCAATAAAGCTGCTCAGGTTATTCCGCTGGGTACTGCCTATGCCGTCTGGACGGGTATTGGGGCGGTAGGGACGGTCATCATTGGGATGGCGTTCTTCCGGGAGCCCAGCGATTTCTGGCGGCTGTTTTTCATCGTGCTTCTGATCGGGTCGGTCATTGGGCTCAAGGCCGTATCGGCCCACTAA
- a CDS encoding Gfo/Idh/MocA family protein, whose translation MGQIGGSLDAFIGAVHRRAAGFDNEIELVCGVFSQSVEKSKATGHALYLPEDRVYENFEQMILREKELPEGERMDFVSIVTPNHMHFPPAKMALENGFHVICDKPMTLTLEQAKDLAQIVEQTGLVFGLTHNYTGYPMVKEARDMIKNGKLGKLRKVVVEYPQGWLSRAEEHNDYKQAIWRTDPTKSGAAGAMGDIGTHAENLAEYVTGLKIEELCADLSTFVPGRQLDDDGNVLLRFEGGAKGVLHASQISNGEENALKIYVYGELGGLEWHQMEPNTLYYKTQEGQRLIRTNVGEMSPAAKAHLRMPAGHPEGFFEAFANIYRNFAFAVKAHMDGREADPLYDFPGVADGVRGLAFIDTVIASSRDDSKKWTKFVQ comes from the coding sequence ATGGGGCAGATCGGGGGTAGCCTCGACGCCTTTATAGGAGCTGTTCACCGGCGAGCCGCTGGTTTCGACAACGAAATTGAGCTGGTTTGTGGCGTATTCAGTCAGTCGGTCGAGAAATCGAAAGCAACGGGCCATGCGCTCTACCTGCCGGAAGACCGGGTATACGAAAACTTCGAGCAGATGATTCTGCGTGAGAAAGAACTGCCCGAAGGCGAACGCATGGATTTTGTCAGTATCGTGACACCTAATCACATGCACTTCCCGCCCGCCAAGATGGCCCTCGAAAACGGGTTTCATGTCATTTGCGATAAACCCATGACACTGACGCTGGAACAGGCTAAAGACCTGGCCCAGATTGTTGAACAAACCGGGCTCGTTTTCGGGCTGACGCACAACTACACGGGCTATCCCATGGTGAAAGAAGCTCGGGACATGATCAAAAACGGGAAACTCGGCAAACTGCGTAAAGTAGTGGTTGAGTATCCCCAGGGCTGGCTGTCCCGCGCCGAGGAACATAACGATTATAAACAGGCTATCTGGCGCACTGATCCAACCAAATCGGGGGCTGCTGGCGCCATGGGTGACATTGGCACCCACGCCGAGAACCTCGCTGAGTACGTAACGGGGCTAAAAATCGAAGAGCTCTGCGCTGATCTGAGTACGTTCGTGCCCGGCCGTCAGCTCGACGACGATGGTAACGTGCTGCTCCGTTTCGAAGGGGGCGCCAAAGGCGTGCTGCACGCCAGCCAGATCAGCAACGGGGAGGAGAACGCCCTCAAAATCTACGTATATGGCGAACTGGGTGGCCTGGAATGGCACCAGATGGAGCCCAATACGCTCTACTACAAAACGCAGGAGGGGCAACGACTTATCCGGACGAACGTAGGCGAAATGTCGCCCGCGGCTAAAGCCCACCTCCGGATGCCCGCCGGGCACCCGGAAGGTTTCTTTGAAGCTTTTGCGAATATATACCGCAATTTCGCCTTCGCGGTCAAGGCGCACATGGACGGTCGGGAAGCCGATCCGCTCTATGACTTTCCAGGCGTAGCAGACGGTGTACGGGGCCTTGCCTTTATCGATACCGTCATCGCATCGAGCCGGGACGACTCTAAAAAGTGGACTAAGTTTGTACAGTAG
- a CDS encoding endonuclease MutS2, whose translation MLYPTTLESKLGFDKIRELIKQACISPLGQDYVDRVRFSDNHALIDKLLRQTYEFKQIVQYENDFPQSNYIDVREQLSRARVEGLALTEAEFFDLKLALRTIQDCLRFLEKREDETPFPYLKELAGPVAVDKGLVASLDRIIDDRGLVRDSASPELASIRRRIISEQSNLRKRLDTIVRQARQNGWIPDDLNLTVRGGRLVIPIAAEHKRKIKGFVHDESQTGQTVFLEPAEVFDANNEVRELEYAERREIYRILLALTDQIRPHLESLKRAVNFLGQIDFIRAKAKLAIQLDAGMPMFHNRPVMNWTNARHPLLHLSFAKQGKSVVPLSIELNEQQRILIISGPNAGGKSVALKTIGLIQYMLQCGLLVPLVEYSDVGVFQNLFIDIGDEQSLENDLSTYSSHLTAMKQFLIGAHKRTLFLIDEFGTGTEPGLGGAVAESILEDLNKSGAYGVINTHYTNLKVFADKTPGLVNGAMRFDGEHLEPLYQLETGRPGSSFAFEIAQKIGLPKGVIDRAKEKLGTQQVNFEKLLKELDIEKRVFAEKNLEISINQRKVAQQLAEYTALKTRLDNEQKQLINDAKQKAKALVQEANQRIETTIREIKENKAEREPTKQVRQELERFEQKDLKPEAIVPVEKPRPTEPEFESDNGVISVGSYVRITGQNTIGEVLSLRGKDAEVRIGDLKSNIKLNRLEKVSRKTFKEATDVRDDRPRSQGMDMNEKMLNFSFNLDIRGKRGEEAIGEVDRFFDDALMLGYPELRIVHGKGDGILRTLVRNHLRGYKQVGKMEDEHADRGGAGVTIVKMK comes from the coding sequence ATGCTTTACCCTACCACGCTAGAATCCAAACTAGGTTTCGACAAAATTCGTGAGCTCATCAAACAGGCCTGCATCAGCCCATTGGGACAGGACTATGTTGACCGGGTTCGCTTTTCCGATAATCACGCGCTGATCGATAAACTACTGCGTCAGACGTACGAGTTTAAGCAGATCGTTCAGTATGAAAACGACTTCCCGCAGTCGAATTATATCGACGTTCGGGAGCAGCTTAGCCGCGCCCGCGTTGAAGGGCTGGCCCTGACGGAAGCCGAGTTTTTCGATCTCAAACTCGCCCTCAGAACCATTCAGGATTGTTTGCGCTTCCTCGAAAAGCGGGAAGACGAAACTCCTTTCCCTTACCTTAAGGAACTGGCGGGCCCGGTCGCCGTCGATAAAGGTCTGGTGGCCTCGCTCGATCGGATTATCGACGACCGCGGTCTCGTGCGCGACTCGGCCTCGCCCGAGCTGGCCAGCATTCGCCGACGGATTATCAGCGAGCAGTCAAACCTGCGAAAACGGCTCGACACCATCGTGCGTCAGGCCCGGCAAAATGGCTGGATACCCGACGACCTCAACCTGACCGTTCGCGGAGGTCGGCTGGTAATTCCCATTGCCGCCGAGCACAAACGCAAGATCAAAGGCTTCGTACACGACGAGTCCCAGACGGGGCAGACGGTTTTTCTGGAGCCGGCCGAAGTGTTCGACGCCAACAACGAAGTGCGTGAGCTCGAATACGCCGAACGGCGCGAGATTTACCGCATCCTGCTCGCCCTTACTGATCAGATTCGCCCTCACCTGGAGAGTTTGAAGCGGGCAGTAAACTTTCTGGGGCAGATCGACTTTATCCGGGCGAAGGCCAAACTGGCCATTCAGCTGGACGCCGGTATGCCCATGTTCCACAATCGGCCGGTCATGAACTGGACCAATGCCCGGCACCCGCTGCTGCACCTTTCCTTTGCCAAGCAGGGGAAAAGTGTCGTGCCGCTCAGTATCGAACTCAACGAACAGCAACGGATTCTGATCATCTCCGGTCCCAACGCGGGGGGTAAATCAGTTGCGCTCAAAACCATCGGCCTTATTCAGTACATGCTGCAATGTGGCCTGCTGGTGCCACTGGTCGAGTATTCGGACGTCGGCGTTTTTCAGAACCTGTTTATCGACATCGGTGATGAACAGTCGCTCGAAAACGACCTCAGTACGTATTCGTCGCACCTGACGGCAATGAAGCAGTTCCTGATCGGGGCCCACAAGCGGACTCTCTTCCTGATCGACGAATTTGGTACTGGTACGGAACCGGGCCTGGGTGGTGCCGTTGCCGAATCGATTCTGGAGGACCTCAATAAGTCGGGGGCCTATGGCGTCATCAACACGCACTACACAAACCTGAAAGTATTTGCCGACAAAACGCCGGGGCTGGTCAACGGGGCCATGCGCTTCGATGGCGAGCATCTGGAACCACTTTACCAACTTGAAACGGGTCGGCCGGGGTCTTCGTTTGCGTTTGAAATTGCTCAGAAAATCGGGCTTCCCAAAGGTGTTATTGACCGCGCCAAGGAGAAACTGGGTACCCAGCAGGTCAATTTCGAAAAGCTGCTGAAGGAGCTGGACATCGAGAAACGGGTCTTTGCCGAGAAAAACCTCGAGATCAGTATCAACCAGCGCAAGGTAGCCCAGCAACTGGCCGAGTACACAGCGCTGAAAACACGGCTGGACAACGAACAGAAGCAACTCATCAACGACGCCAAGCAAAAAGCCAAGGCTCTCGTTCAGGAAGCCAATCAGCGCATTGAAACGACGATTCGCGAAATCAAGGAAAACAAAGCCGAACGGGAACCAACCAAACAGGTACGACAGGAACTGGAGCGCTTTGAGCAAAAAGATCTGAAGCCGGAAGCAATCGTTCCGGTCGAAAAACCGCGGCCTACCGAACCCGAGTTTGAAAGCGACAATGGCGTTATCAGTGTAGGGAGCTACGTTCGCATTACGGGGCAAAATACCATCGGTGAAGTGCTGTCACTACGGGGTAAAGACGCCGAAGTACGTATTGGCGATCTAAAATCGAACATCAAACTAAACCGGCTCGAAAAGGTAAGTCGGAAAACGTTCAAGGAAGCGACCGACGTACGCGACGACCGGCCCCGCAGCCAGGGCATGGATATGAACGAAAAGATGCTGAATTTCAGCTTCAACCTCGACATCCGGGGCAAACGGGGCGAAGAAGCCATTGGCGAAGTCGACCGTTTCTTCGATGATGCGCTTATGCTTGGTTACCCCGAACTACGCATCGTTCATGGTAAGGGTGACGGCATCCTCCGAACCCTAGTGAGAAATCACCTGCGCGGCTATAAGCAGGTCGGCAAGATGGAAGACGAACACGCCGACCGGGGTGGCGCTGGCGTGACGATTGTGAAGATGAAGTAA